CGCTAGTCAATCCGTGTAAAGACGGTGTAAACCGGCGCCCGGCACCTCACGCCCACCTCACCGCGCCTTGGGCCACGCTTGATCCCCGCGCTGTTTACATAAATTTTACATCCCCCTCCTAGCGTCAGGGCATGAACCGAACCGCAGGCGTCATCGTTGGACCCGCCCTTCTCGTCCTGGGGATGGCGTTCGCTCAGGGCAGCATGGGCGGCATGGATCACTCGCAGATGGGCGGCAGCATGCCGGCCGGCAACACCATGTCCATGACCGGCAGCATGGACATGGGCGCGCTGGAAAAGCTCAGTGGCAAGGCCTTCGACCGCGCCTTTCTGAGCATGATGATTCCGCATCACCAAGCCGCCATCGACATGGCCCGGGCCGTGCTGCCGCTCAACAAGGACGCCACAGTCAAGCAGTGGGCGACCCAGGTGATTCAGGACCAGAGCCGGGAGATCACGGTGATGACCAAGCTGCTCGCAACATACGGCGGCGCAGACACGGCCATGTCGGCCACGATGAAGAGCGGCATGGCGGAGATGGCGACTGCCATCAAAACATCGAAGCAGCCGGATCAGGCCTTCGTGCAGGGCATGCTGCCGCACCACTCGTCCGCGCTGGACATGGCGCAGCTGGCCCTGCAGAAGAGCGCGAACAGTCAGGTGTTGACGCTCGCCCGCGACATCGTGACGGCGCAGGCCAAGGAGATGTACGACTTCCGGCGGTGGCTGATCAAGCGCGGCGCGTAATTCGCGCTTTCTCACGACGCGCTTCCACTCTGGGAAGCGCGTTTTTCGACAGGGAGGGCCAGGACATGCCGGCCGGTCTTAACACGACCTTTACACCGTGACGCCACACTGCCCCCGTTCATGCGATCCCCACTGTGCCTGATCCTGACCGTGCTCATCGGCACGGCCACTGCTGTCACCGTTCCCGTCGCGCGGGGAGACACCCTGACCGCGCTGGCTGCCCGGTACGGCACCAGCGTCGCGGCCCTCCGGCAGGCCAACCCCAGCCTGGTCGGCGACGGCGTGAGGGCCGGAACGCGGCTGACCCTCCCCGCGTCCCACCCGGCGGTCTGGACGGTGCAGGCGGGCGACACGCTCTCCAGTGTGGCGCGGCGTCAGGCCGTCACACTCCAAGCCCTGCTGAACGTGAACCCGGGCGTTAACCCGCAGCAGGCCCTGCGCATCGGCCAGCGCCTCACCCTGCCCTCAGCGCCAGGCCAAGCGCGCGCCCCGACCGCGGCGACCGTCCGGCCGGCCTCCATCCGCGTGCTCGCCGCCCTGCCGCTGCAGGGCCGCCTGACGACCCCCTACCGCACAGGCCATGAGGGCATCGACCTGGCGGCGCCGACCGGAACGCCAGTACGCGCCGCGCGGGCTGGCGTCGTCACCGAGTCTCGCTTCGACGCCCGGACGGGCTGGGGCTGGACGGTCGTGGTCGACCATGGGGACGGCATGACCACCCGCTACAGCCACAACAGCGCGAACCTGGTACTGGAGGGCACACGGGTGGCAGCCGGTCAGGTCATCGCCCGGGTGGGCAGCACCGGCAACAGCACCGGCCCGCACCTGGACTTCCGGGTGGTCGTGCGGGGCACGCCGGTGGATCCGCTCCGCCTGGACTGAGCCGGACAGACCGCGAACATCCATGACCAGGTCACAGCGTGTCCAGCGAAGTGACGGTGAGTTCCGGGGGTCACGCGCTGGACATGGTGGCCCGCCG
This is a stretch of genomic DNA from Deinococcus metalli. It encodes these proteins:
- a CDS encoding DUF305 domain-containing protein, yielding MNRTAGVIVGPALLVLGMAFAQGSMGGMDHSQMGGSMPAGNTMSMTGSMDMGALEKLSGKAFDRAFLSMMIPHHQAAIDMARAVLPLNKDATVKQWATQVIQDQSREITVMTKLLATYGGADTAMSATMKSGMAEMATAIKTSKQPDQAFVQGMLPHHSSALDMAQLALQKSANSQVLTLARDIVTAQAKEMYDFRRWLIKRGA
- a CDS encoding M23 family metallopeptidase, which codes for MRSPLCLILTVLIGTATAVTVPVARGDTLTALAARYGTSVAALRQANPSLVGDGVRAGTRLTLPASHPAVWTVQAGDTLSSVARRQAVTLQALLNVNPGVNPQQALRIGQRLTLPSAPGQARAPTAATVRPASIRVLAALPLQGRLTTPYRTGHEGIDLAAPTGTPVRAARAGVVTESRFDARTGWGWTVVVDHGDGMTTRYSHNSANLVLEGTRVAAGQVIARVGSTGNSTGPHLDFRVVVRGTPVDPLRLD